From Dasypus novemcinctus isolate mDasNov1 chromosome 11, mDasNov1.1.hap2, whole genome shotgun sequence, one genomic window encodes:
- the BAG6 gene encoding large proline-rich protein BAG6 isoform X6, whose protein sequence is MEPSDSTSTAMEEPDSLEVLVKTLDSQTRTFIVGAQMNVKEFKEHIAASVSIPSEKQRLIYQGRVLQDDKKLQEYNVGGKVIHLVERAPPQTQLPSSGASSGTGSPSATHGGGPPPGTRGPGASVHDRNANSYVMVGTFNLPSDGSAVDVHINMEQAPVQSEPRVRLVMAQHMIRDIQTLLSRMECRGGPQAQHSQLPPQTPAAAPEPGTLSSQASEPVESEVPPREPMEAEEVEERAPAQSPELTPSGPAPAGPAPAPDTNTPNHPSPAEYVEVLQELQRLESRLQPFLQRYYEVLGAAASTDYNNNHEGREEDQRLINLVGESLRLLGNTFVALSDLRCNLACAPPRHLHVVRPMSHYTTPMVLQQAAIPIQINVGTTVTMTGNGTRPPPTSGAEASPPASGQTSSLAPSSTTVESSAEGALPPGPAPPPATSHPRVIRISHQSVEPVVMMHMNIQDSGTQPGGVPSVPTGPLGAPGHGQTLGQQVPGFPTAPTRVVIARPTPPQARPSHPGGPPVSGALQGAGLGANASLAQMVSGLVGQLLMQPVLVAQGTPGMAPPPAPATASASAGTTNTATTAGPAPGGPAQPPPPQPPTADMQFSQLLGNLLGPAGPGAGGPAVASPTITVAMPGVPAFLQGMTDFLQATQTAPPPPPPPPPPPPAPEQQTPPPPGSPSGGGAGSPGGLGPESLPPEFFTSVVQGVLSSLLGSLGARAGSSESIAAFIQRLSGSSNIFEPGADGALGFFGALLSLLCQNFSMVDVVMLLHGHFQPLQRLQPQLRSFFHQHYLGGQEPTPGNIRMATHSLITGLEEYVRESFSLVQVQPGVDIIRTNLEFLQEQFNSIAAHVLHCTDGGFGARLLELCNQGLFECLALNLHCLGGQQMELAAVINGRIRRMSRGVNPSLVSWLTTMMGLRLQVVLEHMPVGPDAILRYVRRVGDPPQPLPEEPMEVQGAERTSPEPQRENASPAPGTTAEEAMSRGPPPAPEGCSREEQDTTSAETEPWAAAVPPQDIQSQRKVKPQPPLSDAYLSGMPAKRRKTMQGEGPQLLLSEAVSRAAKAAGARPLTSPESLSRDLEAPEVQESYRQQLRSDIQKRLQEDPNYSPQRFPNTHRAFADDP, encoded by the exons ATGGAGCCCAGTGATAGTACCAGTACCGCTATGGAGGAGCCTGACAGCCTGGAGGTGCTGGTGAAGACCCTGGACTCTCAGACTCGGACCTTTATTGTGGGGGCCCAG ATGAATGTAAAAGAGTTTAAGGAGCACATTGCTGCCTCTGTCAGCATCCCCTCTGAGAAACAACGGCTCATCTACCAGGGGCGAGTTCTACAGGATGATAAAAAGCTCCAAGAATACA ATGTTGGGGGAAAGGTTATTCACCTGGTGGAGCGGGCTCCTCCTCAGACTCAGCTTCCTTCTTCTGGGGCATCTTCTGGGACAGGGTCTCCTTCAGCCACCCATGGTGGGGGACCTCCACCTGGTACTCGGGGTCCTGGGGCCTCTGTTCATGACCGGAACGCCAACAGCTATGTCATGGTTGGAACCTTCAATCTTCCT AGTGACGGCTCTGCTGTGGATGTTCACATCAACATGGAACAGGCCCCAGTTCAG AGTGAGCCCCGGGTGCGGCTGGTGATGGCGCAGCACATGATCAGAGACATACAGACCTTGCTGTCCCGCATGGAG TGTCGAGGGGGACCCCAAGCACAGCACAGTCAGCTGCCCCCACAGACGCCAGCTGCGGCCCCGGAGCCAGGAACCTTGAGCTCTCAGGCGTCAGAACCGGTCGAAAGTGAAGTCCCTCCTCGGGAGCCCATGGAGGCAGAAGAAGTGGAGGAGCGGGCCCCAGCTCAGAGCCCTGAGCTCACTCCTTCCGGCCCAGCCCCAGCGGGCCCAGCACCTGCCCCGGACACAAATACACCCAA CCATCCTTCCCCTGCGGAGTATGTCGAGGTGCTCCAGGAACTGCAGCGGCTGGAGAGCCGCCTTCAGCCCTTCTTGCAGCGCTACTATGAGGTTCTGGGCGCTGCCGCCAGCACAGACTACAACAACAAC CACGAGGGCCGTGAGGAGGACCAGCGGCTGATCAACCTGGTGGGGGAGAGCCTGCGGCTGCTGGGCAACACCTTCGTGGCGCTGTCGGATCTGCGCTGCAACCTGGCCTGCGCGCCCCCACGGCACCTGCACGTGGTCCGGCCCATGTCTCACTACACCACCCCTATGGTGCTCCAGCAGGCAGCCATTCCCATCCAG ATCAACGTGGGGACTACTGTGACTATGACGGGGAATGGCACTCGGCCTCCCCCCACTTCCGGTGCGGAGGCCTCGCCCCCTGCTTCTGGGCAGACCTCATCCCTGGCGCCCTCCTCTACCACTGTTGAGTCCTCAGCAGAGGGGGCTCTGCCCCCAGGACCAGCTCCCCCACCAGCCACCAGCCACCCGAGAGTCATTCGGATATCCCACCAGAGCGTGGAGCCCGTGGTCATGATGCACATGAACATTCAag ATTCCGGCACCCAGCCCGGCGGAGTTCCGAGCGTTCCCACTGGCCCCCTGGGAGCCCCTGGTCACGGCCAGACCCTGG GACAGCAGGTGCCAGGCTTCCCGACTGCTCCGACCCGGGTGGTGATTGCCCGGCCCACCCCTCCACAGGCTCGGCCTTCACATCCTGGGGGACCCCCGGTCTCTGGGGCTCTG CAGGGCGCCGGGCTGGGAGCCAATGCCTCTTTGGCTCAGATGGTGAGCGGCCTGGTGGGGCAGCTTCTCATGCAGCCTGTCCTCGTGG CTCAGGGGaccccaggaatggctccacctCCAGCCCCTGCCACTGCCTCGGCCAGTGCCGGCACCACCAACACAGCCACCACAGCCGGCCCTGCCCCCGGGGGGCCTGCCCAGCCTCCGCCGCCCCAGCCCCCCACCGCCGACATGCAGTTCTCTCAGCTCCTGGGGAACCTGCTGGGGCCTGCAGGGCCTGGGGCCGGCGGGCCTGCCGTGGCTTCCCCCACCATCACCGTGGCGATGCCTGGCGTCCCCGCCTTCCTCCAGGGCATGACGGACTTCTTGCAG GCAACACAGACggcccctccaccccctccaccgcccccgcccccaccccctgccccagagcAGCAGACCCCGCCCCCACCCGGGTCCCCTTCCGGTGGCGGCGCAGGGAGTCCTGGAGGCCTGGGTCCTGAGAGCCTGCCACCGGAGTTCTTCACCTCGGTGGTGCAGGGCGTGCTGAGCTCCCTGCTGGGCTCCCTGGGGGCGCGGGCCGGCAGCAGTGAAAGCATCGCTGCCTTCATACAGCGCCTCAGCGGGTCCAGCAACATCTTCGAGCCTGGGGCCGATGGGGCCCTCG GATTCTTTGGGGCCTTGCTCTCTCTTCTGTGCCAGAACTTCTCCATGGTGGACGTGGTGATGCTCCTGCACGGGCATTTCCAGCCCCTTCAGCGGCTCCAGCCCCAGCTGCGCTCCTTCTTCCACCAGCACTACCTGGGTGGCCAGGAGCCCACGCCTGGTAACATCCGG ATGGCGACTCACTCACTGATCACAGGGCTGGAAGAATACGTGCGGGAGAGTTTC TCTCTGGTGCAGGTTCAGCCAGGTGTGGACATCATCCGGACTAACCTGGAGTTCCTGCAGGAGCAGTTTAACAGCATTGCTGCCCACGTGCTGCACTGCACAG ACGGTGGCTTTGGGGCCCGGTTGCTGGAGTTGTGTAACCAGGGCCTGTTTGAGTGCTTGGCCCTGAACCTGCATTGCTTGGGGGGACAGCAGATGGAGCTTGCTGCCGTCATCAATGGCCGAATT CGTCGCATGTCTCGTGGGGTGAATCCGTCCTTGGTGAGCTGGCTGACCACGATGATGGGGCTGAGGCTGCAGGTGGTGCTGGAGCACATGCCTGTCGGCCCCGATGCCATCCTTCGATACGTCCGCAGGGTTGGTGACCCACCCCAG CCACTTCCTGAGGAGCCAATGGAAGTTCAGGGAGCCGAGAGAACTTCTCCTGAGCCCCAG AGGGAGAATGCTTCCCCTGCCCCTGGAACAACAGCGGAAGAGGCCATGTCCCGAGGCCCACCTCCTGCTCCTGAGGGGTGCTCCCGAGAGGAGCAGGACACAACATCAGCTGAGACGGAACCTTGGGCAGCTGCAGTCCCCCCG CAGGACATCCAGAGCCAACGGAAGGTGAAACCGCAGCCCCCTCTGAGCGACGCCTACCTCAGCGGTATGCCTGCCAAGAGACGCAAG ACGATGCAGGGTGAGGGCCCCCAGCTGCTGCTCTCAGAGGCCGTGAGCCGGGCGGCTAAGGCAGCCGGAGCTCGGCCCCTGACGAGCCCCGAGAGCCTGAGCCGGGACCTGGAGGCACCAGAGGTTCAGGAGAGCTACAGGCAGCAG CTCCGGTCGGATATACAAAAGCGACTGCAGGAAGACCCCAACTACAGCCCCCAGCGCTTCCCCAACACCCACCGGGCCTTTGCCGATGACCCCTAG
- the BAG6 gene encoding large proline-rich protein BAG6 isoform X12, with translation MEPSDSTSTAMEEPDSLEVLVKTLDSQTRTFIVGAQMNVKEFKEHIAASVSIPSEKQRLIYQGRVLQDDKKLQEYNVGGKVIHLVERAPPQTQLPSSGASSGTGSPSATHGGGPPPGTRGPGASVHDRNANSYVMVGTFNLPSDGSAVDVHINMEQAPVQSEPRVRLVMAQHMIRDIQTLLSRMECRGGPQAQHSQLPPQTPAAAPEPGTLSSQASEPVESEVPPREPMEAEEVEERAPAQSPELTPSGPAPAGPAPAPDTNTPNHPSPAEYVEVLQELQRLESRLQPFLQRYYEVLGAAASTDYNNNHEGREEDQRLINLVGESLRLLGNTFVALSDLRCNLACAPPRHLHVVRPMSHYTTPMVLQQAAIPIQINVGTTVTMTGNGTRPPPTSGAEASPPASGQTSSLAPSSTTVESSAEGALPPGPAPPPATSHPRVIRISHQSVEPVVMMHMNIQDSGTQPGGVPSVPTGPLGAPGHGQTLGQQVPGFPTAPTRVVIARPTPPQARPSHPGGPPVSGALGAGLGANASLAQMVSGLVGQLLMQPVLVAQGTPGMAPPPAPATASASAGTTNTATTAGPAPGGPAQPPPPQPPTADMQFSQLLGNLLGPAGPGAGGPAVASPTITVAMPGVPAFLQGMTDFLQATQTAPPPPPPPPPPPPAPEQQTPPPPGSPSGGGAGSPGGLGPESLPPEFFTSVVQGVLSSLLGSLGARAGSSESIAAFIQRLSGSSNIFEPGADGALGFFGALLSLLCQNFSMVDVVMLLHGHFQPLQRLQPQLRSFFHQHYLGGQEPTPGNIRMATHSLITGLEEYVRESFSLVQVQPGVDIIRTNLEFLQEQFNSIAAHVLHCTDGGFGARLLELCNQGLFECLALNLHCLGGQQMELAAVINGRIRRMSRGVNPSLVSWLTTMMGLRLQVVLEHMPVGPDAILRYVRRVGDPPQPLPEEPMEVQGAERTSPEPQRENASPAPGTTAEEAMSRGPPPAPEGCSREEQDTTSAETEPWAAAVPPEWVPIIQQDIQSQRKVKPQPPLSDAYLSGMPAKRRKLRSDIQKRLQEDPNYSPQRFPNTHRAFADDP, from the exons ATGGAGCCCAGTGATAGTACCAGTACCGCTATGGAGGAGCCTGACAGCCTGGAGGTGCTGGTGAAGACCCTGGACTCTCAGACTCGGACCTTTATTGTGGGGGCCCAG ATGAATGTAAAAGAGTTTAAGGAGCACATTGCTGCCTCTGTCAGCATCCCCTCTGAGAAACAACGGCTCATCTACCAGGGGCGAGTTCTACAGGATGATAAAAAGCTCCAAGAATACA ATGTTGGGGGAAAGGTTATTCACCTGGTGGAGCGGGCTCCTCCTCAGACTCAGCTTCCTTCTTCTGGGGCATCTTCTGGGACAGGGTCTCCTTCAGCCACCCATGGTGGGGGACCTCCACCTGGTACTCGGGGTCCTGGGGCCTCTGTTCATGACCGGAACGCCAACAGCTATGTCATGGTTGGAACCTTCAATCTTCCT AGTGACGGCTCTGCTGTGGATGTTCACATCAACATGGAACAGGCCCCAGTTCAG AGTGAGCCCCGGGTGCGGCTGGTGATGGCGCAGCACATGATCAGAGACATACAGACCTTGCTGTCCCGCATGGAG TGTCGAGGGGGACCCCAAGCACAGCACAGTCAGCTGCCCCCACAGACGCCAGCTGCGGCCCCGGAGCCAGGAACCTTGAGCTCTCAGGCGTCAGAACCGGTCGAAAGTGAAGTCCCTCCTCGGGAGCCCATGGAGGCAGAAGAAGTGGAGGAGCGGGCCCCAGCTCAGAGCCCTGAGCTCACTCCTTCCGGCCCAGCCCCAGCGGGCCCAGCACCTGCCCCGGACACAAATACACCCAA CCATCCTTCCCCTGCGGAGTATGTCGAGGTGCTCCAGGAACTGCAGCGGCTGGAGAGCCGCCTTCAGCCCTTCTTGCAGCGCTACTATGAGGTTCTGGGCGCTGCCGCCAGCACAGACTACAACAACAAC CACGAGGGCCGTGAGGAGGACCAGCGGCTGATCAACCTGGTGGGGGAGAGCCTGCGGCTGCTGGGCAACACCTTCGTGGCGCTGTCGGATCTGCGCTGCAACCTGGCCTGCGCGCCCCCACGGCACCTGCACGTGGTCCGGCCCATGTCTCACTACACCACCCCTATGGTGCTCCAGCAGGCAGCCATTCCCATCCAG ATCAACGTGGGGACTACTGTGACTATGACGGGGAATGGCACTCGGCCTCCCCCCACTTCCGGTGCGGAGGCCTCGCCCCCTGCTTCTGGGCAGACCTCATCCCTGGCGCCCTCCTCTACCACTGTTGAGTCCTCAGCAGAGGGGGCTCTGCCCCCAGGACCAGCTCCCCCACCAGCCACCAGCCACCCGAGAGTCATTCGGATATCCCACCAGAGCGTGGAGCCCGTGGTCATGATGCACATGAACATTCAag ATTCCGGCACCCAGCCCGGCGGAGTTCCGAGCGTTCCCACTGGCCCCCTGGGAGCCCCTGGTCACGGCCAGACCCTGG GACAGCAGGTGCCAGGCTTCCCGACTGCTCCGACCCGGGTGGTGATTGCCCGGCCCACCCCTCCACAGGCTCGGCCTTCACATCCTGGGGGACCCCCGGTCTCTGGGGCTCTG GGCGCCGGGCTGGGAGCCAATGCCTCTTTGGCTCAGATGGTGAGCGGCCTGGTGGGGCAGCTTCTCATGCAGCCTGTCCTCGTGG CTCAGGGGaccccaggaatggctccacctCCAGCCCCTGCCACTGCCTCGGCCAGTGCCGGCACCACCAACACAGCCACCACAGCCGGCCCTGCCCCCGGGGGGCCTGCCCAGCCTCCGCCGCCCCAGCCCCCCACCGCCGACATGCAGTTCTCTCAGCTCCTGGGGAACCTGCTGGGGCCTGCAGGGCCTGGGGCCGGCGGGCCTGCCGTGGCTTCCCCCACCATCACCGTGGCGATGCCTGGCGTCCCCGCCTTCCTCCAGGGCATGACGGACTTCTTGCAG GCAACACAGACggcccctccaccccctccaccgcccccgcccccaccccctgccccagagcAGCAGACCCCGCCCCCACCCGGGTCCCCTTCCGGTGGCGGCGCAGGGAGTCCTGGAGGCCTGGGTCCTGAGAGCCTGCCACCGGAGTTCTTCACCTCGGTGGTGCAGGGCGTGCTGAGCTCCCTGCTGGGCTCCCTGGGGGCGCGGGCCGGCAGCAGTGAAAGCATCGCTGCCTTCATACAGCGCCTCAGCGGGTCCAGCAACATCTTCGAGCCTGGGGCCGATGGGGCCCTCG GATTCTTTGGGGCCTTGCTCTCTCTTCTGTGCCAGAACTTCTCCATGGTGGACGTGGTGATGCTCCTGCACGGGCATTTCCAGCCCCTTCAGCGGCTCCAGCCCCAGCTGCGCTCCTTCTTCCACCAGCACTACCTGGGTGGCCAGGAGCCCACGCCTGGTAACATCCGG ATGGCGACTCACTCACTGATCACAGGGCTGGAAGAATACGTGCGGGAGAGTTTC TCTCTGGTGCAGGTTCAGCCAGGTGTGGACATCATCCGGACTAACCTGGAGTTCCTGCAGGAGCAGTTTAACAGCATTGCTGCCCACGTGCTGCACTGCACAG ACGGTGGCTTTGGGGCCCGGTTGCTGGAGTTGTGTAACCAGGGCCTGTTTGAGTGCTTGGCCCTGAACCTGCATTGCTTGGGGGGACAGCAGATGGAGCTTGCTGCCGTCATCAATGGCCGAATT CGTCGCATGTCTCGTGGGGTGAATCCGTCCTTGGTGAGCTGGCTGACCACGATGATGGGGCTGAGGCTGCAGGTGGTGCTGGAGCACATGCCTGTCGGCCCCGATGCCATCCTTCGATACGTCCGCAGGGTTGGTGACCCACCCCAG CCACTTCCTGAGGAGCCAATGGAAGTTCAGGGAGCCGAGAGAACTTCTCCTGAGCCCCAG AGGGAGAATGCTTCCCCTGCCCCTGGAACAACAGCGGAAGAGGCCATGTCCCGAGGCCCACCTCCTGCTCCTGAGGGGTGCTCCCGAGAGGAGCAGGACACAACATCAGCTGAGACGGAACCTTGGGCAGCTGCAGTCCCCCCG GAATGGGTCCCTATTATCCAGCAGGACATCCAGAGCCAACGGAAGGTGAAACCGCAGCCCCCTCTGAGCGACGCCTACCTCAGCGGTATGCCTGCCAAGAGACGCAAG CTCCGGTCGGATATACAAAAGCGACTGCAGGAAGACCCCAACTACAGCCCCCAGCGCTTCCCCAACACCCACCGGGCCTTTGCCGATGACCCCTAG
- the BAG6 gene encoding large proline-rich protein BAG6 isoform X13 — translation MEPSDSTSTAMEEPDSLEVLVKTLDSQTRTFIVGAQMNVKEFKEHIAASVSIPSEKQRLIYQGRVLQDDKKLQEYNVGGKVIHLVERAPPQTQLPSSGASSGTGSPSATHGGGPPPGTRGPGASVHDRNANSYVMVGTFNLPSDGSAVDVHINMEQAPVQSEPRVRLVMAQHMIRDIQTLLSRMECRGGPQAQHSQLPPQTPAAAPEPGTLSSQASEPVESEVPPREPMEAEEVEERAPAQSPELTPSGPAPAGPAPAPDTNTPNHPSPAEYVEVLQELQRLESRLQPFLQRYYEVLGAAASTDYNNNHEGREEDQRLINLVGESLRLLGNTFVALSDLRCNLACAPPRHLHVVRPMSHYTTPMVLQQAAIPIQINVGTTVTMTGNGTRPPPTSGAEASPPASGQTSSLAPSSTTVESSAEGALPPGPAPPPATSHPRVIRISHQSVEPVVMMHMNIQDSGTQPGGVPSVPTGPLGAPGHGQTLGQQVPGFPTAPTRVVIARPTPPQARPSHPGGPPVSGALQGAGLGANASLAQMVSGLVGQLLMQPVLVAQGTPGMAPPPAPATASASAGTTNTATTAGPAPGGPAQPPPPQPPTADMQFSQLLGNLLGPAGPGAGGPAVASPTITVAMPGVPAFLQGMTDFLQATQTAPPPPPPPPPPPPAPEQQTPPPPGSPSGGGAGSPGGLGPESLPPEFFTSVVQGVLSSLLGSLGARAGSSESIAAFIQRLSGSSNIFEPGADGALGFFGALLSLLCQNFSMVDVVMLLHGHFQPLQRLQPQLRSFFHQHYLGGQEPTPGNIRMATHSLITGLEEYVRESFSLVQVQPGVDIIRTNLEFLQEQFNSIAAHVLHCTDGGFGARLLELCNQGLFECLALNLHCLGGQQMELAAVINGRIRRMSRGVNPSLVSWLTTMMGLRLQVVLEHMPVGPDAILRYVRRVGDPPQPLPEEPMEVQGAERTSPEPQRENASPAPGTTAEEAMSRGPPPAPEGCSREEQDTTSAETEPWAAAVPPQDIQSQRKVKPQPPLSDAYLSGMPAKRRKLRSDIQKRLQEDPNYSPQRFPNTHRAFADDP, via the exons ATGGAGCCCAGTGATAGTACCAGTACCGCTATGGAGGAGCCTGACAGCCTGGAGGTGCTGGTGAAGACCCTGGACTCTCAGACTCGGACCTTTATTGTGGGGGCCCAG ATGAATGTAAAAGAGTTTAAGGAGCACATTGCTGCCTCTGTCAGCATCCCCTCTGAGAAACAACGGCTCATCTACCAGGGGCGAGTTCTACAGGATGATAAAAAGCTCCAAGAATACA ATGTTGGGGGAAAGGTTATTCACCTGGTGGAGCGGGCTCCTCCTCAGACTCAGCTTCCTTCTTCTGGGGCATCTTCTGGGACAGGGTCTCCTTCAGCCACCCATGGTGGGGGACCTCCACCTGGTACTCGGGGTCCTGGGGCCTCTGTTCATGACCGGAACGCCAACAGCTATGTCATGGTTGGAACCTTCAATCTTCCT AGTGACGGCTCTGCTGTGGATGTTCACATCAACATGGAACAGGCCCCAGTTCAG AGTGAGCCCCGGGTGCGGCTGGTGATGGCGCAGCACATGATCAGAGACATACAGACCTTGCTGTCCCGCATGGAG TGTCGAGGGGGACCCCAAGCACAGCACAGTCAGCTGCCCCCACAGACGCCAGCTGCGGCCCCGGAGCCAGGAACCTTGAGCTCTCAGGCGTCAGAACCGGTCGAAAGTGAAGTCCCTCCTCGGGAGCCCATGGAGGCAGAAGAAGTGGAGGAGCGGGCCCCAGCTCAGAGCCCTGAGCTCACTCCTTCCGGCCCAGCCCCAGCGGGCCCAGCACCTGCCCCGGACACAAATACACCCAA CCATCCTTCCCCTGCGGAGTATGTCGAGGTGCTCCAGGAACTGCAGCGGCTGGAGAGCCGCCTTCAGCCCTTCTTGCAGCGCTACTATGAGGTTCTGGGCGCTGCCGCCAGCACAGACTACAACAACAAC CACGAGGGCCGTGAGGAGGACCAGCGGCTGATCAACCTGGTGGGGGAGAGCCTGCGGCTGCTGGGCAACACCTTCGTGGCGCTGTCGGATCTGCGCTGCAACCTGGCCTGCGCGCCCCCACGGCACCTGCACGTGGTCCGGCCCATGTCTCACTACACCACCCCTATGGTGCTCCAGCAGGCAGCCATTCCCATCCAG ATCAACGTGGGGACTACTGTGACTATGACGGGGAATGGCACTCGGCCTCCCCCCACTTCCGGTGCGGAGGCCTCGCCCCCTGCTTCTGGGCAGACCTCATCCCTGGCGCCCTCCTCTACCACTGTTGAGTCCTCAGCAGAGGGGGCTCTGCCCCCAGGACCAGCTCCCCCACCAGCCACCAGCCACCCGAGAGTCATTCGGATATCCCACCAGAGCGTGGAGCCCGTGGTCATGATGCACATGAACATTCAag ATTCCGGCACCCAGCCCGGCGGAGTTCCGAGCGTTCCCACTGGCCCCCTGGGAGCCCCTGGTCACGGCCAGACCCTGG GACAGCAGGTGCCAGGCTTCCCGACTGCTCCGACCCGGGTGGTGATTGCCCGGCCCACCCCTCCACAGGCTCGGCCTTCACATCCTGGGGGACCCCCGGTCTCTGGGGCTCTG CAGGGCGCCGGGCTGGGAGCCAATGCCTCTTTGGCTCAGATGGTGAGCGGCCTGGTGGGGCAGCTTCTCATGCAGCCTGTCCTCGTGG CTCAGGGGaccccaggaatggctccacctCCAGCCCCTGCCACTGCCTCGGCCAGTGCCGGCACCACCAACACAGCCACCACAGCCGGCCCTGCCCCCGGGGGGCCTGCCCAGCCTCCGCCGCCCCAGCCCCCCACCGCCGACATGCAGTTCTCTCAGCTCCTGGGGAACCTGCTGGGGCCTGCAGGGCCTGGGGCCGGCGGGCCTGCCGTGGCTTCCCCCACCATCACCGTGGCGATGCCTGGCGTCCCCGCCTTCCTCCAGGGCATGACGGACTTCTTGCAG GCAACACAGACggcccctccaccccctccaccgcccccgcccccaccccctgccccagagcAGCAGACCCCGCCCCCACCCGGGTCCCCTTCCGGTGGCGGCGCAGGGAGTCCTGGAGGCCTGGGTCCTGAGAGCCTGCCACCGGAGTTCTTCACCTCGGTGGTGCAGGGCGTGCTGAGCTCCCTGCTGGGCTCCCTGGGGGCGCGGGCCGGCAGCAGTGAAAGCATCGCTGCCTTCATACAGCGCCTCAGCGGGTCCAGCAACATCTTCGAGCCTGGGGCCGATGGGGCCCTCG GATTCTTTGGGGCCTTGCTCTCTCTTCTGTGCCAGAACTTCTCCATGGTGGACGTGGTGATGCTCCTGCACGGGCATTTCCAGCCCCTTCAGCGGCTCCAGCCCCAGCTGCGCTCCTTCTTCCACCAGCACTACCTGGGTGGCCAGGAGCCCACGCCTGGTAACATCCGG ATGGCGACTCACTCACTGATCACAGGGCTGGAAGAATACGTGCGGGAGAGTTTC TCTCTGGTGCAGGTTCAGCCAGGTGTGGACATCATCCGGACTAACCTGGAGTTCCTGCAGGAGCAGTTTAACAGCATTGCTGCCCACGTGCTGCACTGCACAG ACGGTGGCTTTGGGGCCCGGTTGCTGGAGTTGTGTAACCAGGGCCTGTTTGAGTGCTTGGCCCTGAACCTGCATTGCTTGGGGGGACAGCAGATGGAGCTTGCTGCCGTCATCAATGGCCGAATT CGTCGCATGTCTCGTGGGGTGAATCCGTCCTTGGTGAGCTGGCTGACCACGATGATGGGGCTGAGGCTGCAGGTGGTGCTGGAGCACATGCCTGTCGGCCCCGATGCCATCCTTCGATACGTCCGCAGGGTTGGTGACCCACCCCAG CCACTTCCTGAGGAGCCAATGGAAGTTCAGGGAGCCGAGAGAACTTCTCCTGAGCCCCAG AGGGAGAATGCTTCCCCTGCCCCTGGAACAACAGCGGAAGAGGCCATGTCCCGAGGCCCACCTCCTGCTCCTGAGGGGTGCTCCCGAGAGGAGCAGGACACAACATCAGCTGAGACGGAACCTTGGGCAGCTGCAGTCCCCCCG CAGGACATCCAGAGCCAACGGAAGGTGAAACCGCAGCCCCCTCTGAGCGACGCCTACCTCAGCGGTATGCCTGCCAAGAGACGCAAG CTCCGGTCGGATATACAAAAGCGACTGCAGGAAGACCCCAACTACAGCCCCCAGCGCTTCCCCAACACCCACCGGGCCTTTGCCGATGACCCCTAG